The nucleotide window TAGGTAAATTATACATGGAAATAATTTTATATACAGAGGTAATTATTTTAAAGAGACAATCCATTGCTCATGTATCACTATAAGATAAGGCAACTCCTAGTTGAATGAAGAGACATGGATTATCCAATCAATAGATCTGGATTGTCCATTAGGTTCAGCCACacttcatgggctaccatgcaaaatacACTGATTGGATTATCATAACTGTCCAAAAGTTGAACTTTCATTTGCTGACATTCTGTTttccaaaacatgaatgtgtTGGTTAGAGTCATCTGGGCAAGGTGATTGTTTGGAATCATTAACAAATGTGCCCTACCAAATGGGTAGTTAATATGTTAATTGGACCTTTTTCATAGCAATCTCGACTCTCCATTTTATGGTTCTATTAATTGGATGGCTTGATTCGTGTCCCAACGAAGGGTGGGTTGGGTCAAAGGGACTATCAAAATCGTTTGATTGGTCTGTCTAGGTAGCCCTATGCAATTGGGAGCACATAATTTGTAGAGCTGTgggagcactggatcatttctctaatTAAATTTCAGTTTACATAGTTCATAATTTCTGTGGTCAGATATCCCAAATACCAAAAGCATTAGTTGATGCATACAAGAAAGTAACAAGAACGTAGGAGGTAAAAGTGCACAAAAGATGTACCAATGTCACACAAAAAAAATTGCAAGTTATTCTTACCATGCCTCGAGAACATTCCAAAAGTATGTGGAGCAAGCACATGAAATTCCTGGAAACTATTCTTTAGTGCATCAACATGGTGATTGGCACTGGCCTTATAGTTTGACTTTGTTAATGCTTGTGTTGGAATGAAGTACCCtgaaatttcatttttctttggTTAGACGGTTCACCACAATGCTTACCACAAAGATCCTTATGCAAAGGAGTTTGGCATCAAAATCAGTGAGAAACTTGCTTCGGTTGAAGCACGCATTTTACCTGCACCTTGGGTAATTAAATTGGTATTTTTTTACAAATGTGGGATTTGGTTCATTGACTAGCTAATTTAACCACAGGAATTCCCTCCTGTGAGTACTTTATAATTTTTCATCATTGCTTCCGGTTGGTtttgcagctctctctctctctctctctctctctctctctctccatatatttCTCTATATTATACATAGACACATATATAATGGTATATGTTCAAATGAGATTGGTATTCTACTGCATGCAGGTGTCATGACTGCATATATAGCATTTGGGAATAAAGATATTAAATTCAGAGTTGAGAGATTTTTGATCAGTATCACAAATTCAATTGAGACAGTTCTAAGGCACAATGTGGAAGTCAGAATGGGACTTATTGCAGTTGGGAAAATTTCTATAAACAGGATAAAAGTAGTCAAGTCACCAGATTCTATGGCAGTGGCACAGAAGCAGATAGAAATGATTGGGATGATGGGCAGGCACCGAAATGCAGATAATAGCAGATTAAGTACATCATATCAGGACCCATGTAAAGAACAACTCAATCTGACCAGAAAAAGCTTTAATGGTTATGAGTGTATGCTGCGAAGAACCCCAGATTCGTGAGATttgtttattttagaaaattgagAATGGGTTCTGATTGAGCATGTGCAGGTTTGGGGGCTCCCTTGTGCCCACAATTTCCATGTGGAATGCATTGACGAGTGGCTCCGGCTGAATGTGAAGTGCCCCCGTTGCTGCTACTCCGTCTTCCCTAACCTCGACCT belongs to Magnolia sinica isolate HGM2019 chromosome 8, MsV1, whole genome shotgun sequence and includes:
- the LOC131253938 gene encoding RING-H2 finger protein ATL5-like, coding for MSHKKNCKLFLPCLENIPKTVHHNAYHKDPYAKEFGIKISEKLASVEARILPAPWVWGLPCAHNFHVECIDEWLRLNVKCPRCCYSVFPNLDLSTLSNLHADSGCPLLVF